A region from the bacterium genome encodes:
- a CDS encoding tetratricopeptide repeat protein, which produces MYKHIMIFLLLAGAALANPIALQYYQQGNAAMQKSAYDEAIKAYEAALGTGYECAELYYNLGNAFFRRQELGKAILNYERARALKPADPDIAFNLDLAQLRVVDKIAAPPPFFAGKLWSGIKHLLSVGQWGVLAVVVFNLLLATVIIRLLVGQGGVRTAAGYLFLPLLVFFLLAGSLFWATSSEARNLRYGIIMLPKVSVLSAPASDATQVFDLHEGTKVRVADRSGAYVKVILLDGKVGWLTRDGVEEI; this is translated from the coding sequence ATGTACAAGCACATCATGATATTCCTGCTGCTGGCCGGAGCGGCTCTTGCCAATCCTATTGCCCTGCAGTATTACCAGCAGGGAAATGCGGCTATGCAAAAGAGCGCCTATGACGAGGCGATCAAAGCCTACGAGGCCGCCCTGGGAACCGGCTACGAGTGCGCCGAGCTCTACTACAACCTCGGCAATGCGTTTTTCCGCCGCCAGGAGCTCGGCAAGGCCATTTTGAACTATGAGCGCGCCCGGGCCCTCAAGCCGGCTGATCCGGATATCGCCTTTAACCTCGATCTGGCGCAGCTACGGGTCGTGGATAAGATCGCCGCGCCGCCGCCCTTTTTTGCCGGCAAGCTGTGGTCGGGGATCAAGCACCTGCTGAGTGTCGGGCAGTGGGGCGTGCTGGCGGTTGTAGTATTCAATCTGCTGCTCGCGACTGTGATCATCCGGCTGCTCGTTGGGCAGGGTGGAGTGCGCACAGCGGCCGGATACCTGTTTCTCCCCCTGCTGGTGTTCTTTTTGCTAGCCGGCTCACTTTTCTGGGCCACCTCCAGCGAGGCCCGGAACCTGCGCTACGGCATCATCATGCTTCCGAAGGTAAGTGTCCTCAGTGCCCCTGCCAGCGATGCCACCCAGGTCTTCGATTTGCATGAAGGGACCAAGGTGCGGGTGGCGGACCGTTCCGGGGCCTATGTCAAGGTCATCCTGCTGGACGGCAAGGTCGGCTGGTTGACGCGGGATGGGGTGGAGGAGATATAG